From one Halothece sp. PCC 7418 genomic stretch:
- a CDS encoding CopG family transcriptional regulator — MSDKQKVTLYLPPDVHRNLKIKAATGGESMSGLVEQAVVFYLNHSEVVEEVEQQEHGQTYRLYECPQCESPLIMQDGELTPLESQPTVKTEDIATEQVSQQVKTADTDQSQDQEQLVPC, encoded by the coding sequence ATGTCAGATAAGCAAAAAGTTACGCTTTATCTTCCGCCAGACGTTCACCGCAACCTGAAAATTAAAGCTGCCACGGGTGGTGAATCAATGTCAGGTTTAGTTGAACAAGCCGTTGTCTTCTATCTCAATCACTCCGAAGTGGTTGAAGAAGTAGAACAACAAGAGCACGGTCAAACCTATCGCCTCTATGAATGTCCTCAATGCGAGAGTCCATTGATTATGCAAGATGGTGAACTGACCCCTCTCGAATCACAACCCACCGTGAAAACGGAAGATATTGCCACTGAACAAGTCAGTCAACAGGTTAAAACTGCTGACACCGACCAATCTCAAGATCAGGAACAACTCGTTCCCTGCTAG
- a CDS encoding AAA family ATPase gives MREELSVLIQAQYPLIYLITPEEERAEQAISEIAEQAKSRPVYVWTVTHGIAEYGKSQQTPQRNTVSPEAAIEWVVRQKEAGIYIFKDLHPFIDSPATTRWLRDAIASFKGTDKIIVVMSPVQQVPIELEKEVVVLDYPLPDLAELDQVLTKQLERTKQSRLDSSVREKLLRATLGLTRDEAEKVYRKVYVTSQRFSESEVDVVLSEKKQLIRRNGILEFLEEDETLDNIGGLEELKRWLRLRSEAFTKKARDYGLPQPKGMLILGVPGCGKSLTAKTTSRLWGLPLLRLDMGRIYDGSTVGRSEANLRNALKTAESISPAILFIDELDKAFSGSAGSSDSDGGTSSRIFGSFLTWMQEKESPVFVMATANRVERLPGEFLRKGRFDEIFFVDLPNTEERGDIFRIHLQKRRSDISRFDLDQLAKLSEGFSGAEIEQALIAAMYDAFAQDREFTQLDIIAALKSTLPLSRTMTEQVNALREWAHQRARPASSSVAEYQRLEF, from the coding sequence ATGCGCGAAGAGCTCAGTGTTCTAATTCAAGCTCAATATCCTCTTATCTACCTCATTACTCCTGAGGAGGAACGGGCTGAGCAAGCAATTTCCGAGATTGCGGAACAGGCCAAGTCCCGCCCCGTCTATGTCTGGACGGTCACCCATGGCATCGCAGAATACGGAAAGTCCCAGCAAACTCCCCAGCGTAACACTGTGTCTCCCGAAGCAGCAATTGAGTGGGTGGTTCGCCAAAAAGAAGCTGGAATCTATATTTTTAAGGATTTGCATCCGTTTATTGATTCCCCAGCAACAACGCGCTGGTTACGGGACGCGATCGCGAGCTTTAAGGGTACTGACAAGATCATCGTTGTGATGTCCCCAGTGCAACAAGTTCCCATCGAGTTAGAAAAAGAAGTGGTGGTTCTCGACTATCCTTTGCCAGACTTAGCAGAGTTAGATCAGGTTCTTACCAAGCAACTGGAACGAACTAAGCAAAGTCGTCTTGACAGTAGCGTGCGCGAGAAACTCTTACGGGCTACCTTGGGTTTAACTCGTGATGAAGCAGAAAAAGTTTACCGCAAGGTTTATGTCACTTCGCAACGCTTTAGTGAATCGGAAGTGGATGTCGTTCTCTCCGAGAAAAAACAACTGATTCGTCGCAATGGCATTCTAGAGTTTCTGGAAGAAGACGAAACTTTAGATAACATTGGGGGGTTAGAGGAACTGAAGCGTTGGCTCAGATTACGGTCGGAAGCCTTTACCAAAAAGGCAAGAGACTATGGGCTTCCCCAACCGAAGGGAATGTTAATTTTAGGCGTTCCAGGTTGCGGAAAATCCTTAACTGCGAAAACAACCTCTCGCCTATGGGGACTCCCACTGTTGCGTCTCGATATGGGTCGCATTTACGATGGCTCGACTGTTGGACGGTCAGAAGCGAATCTCCGCAACGCACTGAAAACTGCTGAGTCCATCTCTCCAGCGATCTTATTTATTGATGAATTGGACAAAGCCTTCTCGGGAAGTGCCGGTTCATCAGACTCTGATGGCGGAACCTCTAGCCGAATTTTTGGCTCTTTCCTCACCTGGATGCAAGAAAAAGAGTCTCCCGTCTTCGTTATGGCAACGGCAAACCGCGTCGAACGTTTACCTGGGGAATTTTTACGGAAAGGACGCTTTGATGAAATTTTCTTTGTCGATTTACCCAATACTGAAGAACGAGGAGATATCTTCCGTATTCATTTACAAAAACGGCGTTCCGATATTTCTCGCTTCGATTTGGATCAATTAGCCAAACTATCTGAAGGTTTTTCTGGGGCAGAAATTGAGCAAGCACTAATCGCTGCAATGTATGATGCTTTTGCTCAAGATCGGGAGTTCACGCAGCTTGATATTATTGCTGCATTGAAGTCCACACTTCCACTGTCCCGAACGATGACAGAACAGGTCAATGCACTACGAGAATGGGCGCACCAACGCGCACGACCTGCGTCATCCTCCGTCGCCGAATATCAGCGACTGGAGTTCTAA
- a CDS encoding DUF1257 domain-containing protein translates to MSHFSTLRTKISNAEILKTSLSDLGLTVKTNADVRGYNGQRLRADIVAQLEGEYDLGWSENSDGTYDLIADLWGVAKKHNQTELINSINQKYAVNKTLAEAKQRGLENANVKLVVQ, encoded by the coding sequence ATGTCCCACTTTAGCACTCTCCGTACCAAAATTAGCAACGCGGAAATTCTCAAAACGTCCTTAAGCGACCTGGGTCTAACCGTTAAAACTAATGCGGATGTTCGTGGCTATAATGGTCAACGTCTTCGTGCGGATATCGTAGCGCAATTAGAAGGGGAATACGATTTAGGTTGGTCTGAAAACAGTGATGGCACTTACGACCTGATTGCTGATCTTTGGGGTGTTGCGAAAAAGCATAATCAAACTGAGTTAATTAACTCCATTAACCAAAAGTATGCAGTTAATAAAACCCTCGCAGAAGCGAAGCAACGTGGTCTGGAAAATGCCAACGTTAAGTTAGTGGTTCAGTAA
- a CDS encoding cobalt-precorrin-6A reductase — MKRKIWLIGGTSESVVIAEKLMGYGYHCLVSVTTEAAIALYPKSELMTIKVGALSREEMAQLIQENQIKIIVDASHPYAIVVSENVIALANQFNLPYLRYERPALSSDNDPHTLILDSFDTLINGDYLHQQRVLLTVGYKALSYFQSWQEDALLFARILPTVTSLENALAAGFTHKQLMALRPPVSYDLEKALCEQWKISLIITKASGSAGGEDTKQAVAKALDIPLIIIDRPHLAYPQKTSKLEDVVNFCLDYG; from the coding sequence ATGAAGAGAAAGATTTGGTTGATTGGTGGAACAAGTGAAAGTGTGGTGATTGCCGAGAAATTAATGGGTTATGGTTATCACTGTCTAGTGAGTGTAACCACAGAAGCAGCGATCGCGCTGTATCCAAAATCAGAATTAATGACCATTAAAGTGGGTGCACTGTCCCGAGAGGAAATGGCGCAACTGATCCAAGAGAATCAAATTAAGATAATTGTTGATGCCTCTCATCCTTACGCGATCGTGGTTTCGGAAAATGTAATTGCGCTGGCGAATCAATTCAATCTTCCTTACTTACGCTACGAACGCCCTGCATTATCTTCAGACAACGATCCTCATACCCTAATTTTAGATAGTTTCGACACCCTCATCAACGGCGATTATTTGCATCAACAGCGAGTCTTACTCACCGTTGGCTATAAAGCCCTCTCTTACTTTCAATCATGGCAGGAAGATGCCCTTTTATTTGCCCGCATCTTACCCACGGTGACTTCTCTCGAAAATGCTTTAGCAGCAGGATTTACTCACAAACAACTGATGGCGTTACGTCCTCCCGTCAGTTACGACTTAGAAAAAGCCCTCTGTGAACAATGGAAAATTTCTTTAATCATCACTAAGGCTTCAGGAAGTGCTGGGGGGGAAGATACGAAACAAGCCGTCGCCAAAGCCCTTGATATTCCTTTAATTATTATTGACCGTCCTCACCTTGCCTACCCCCAGAAAACCAGTAAACTGGAAGATGTCGTTAATTTTTGTCTCGATTATGGCTGA
- a CDS encoding DUF2470 domain-containing protein, whose amino-acid sequence MADPLTPQISDRICQHMNEDHSDAVLLYAKTFGKTPEAESAILNSVDTDGMNLSATVGGTSIPLRIPFDHPLQDSEDAHHTLIAMVKQAKQS is encoded by the coding sequence ATGGCTGATCCCTTAACGCCCCAAATCAGCGATCGCATTTGTCAACACATGAATGAAGATCACAGTGATGCGGTTCTACTTTATGCAAAAACGTTTGGCAAGACACCAGAAGCAGAATCTGCAATTCTCAATTCTGTGGATACCGATGGCATGAATCTATCGGCAACCGTTGGGGGAACTTCGATTCCACTACGCATTCCGTTTGATCATCCCCTCCAGGATTCAGAAGATGCACACCACACCTTAATTGCGATGGTTAAGCAAGCGAAACAAAGTTAA
- a CDS encoding YdiU family protein, protein MTANNPFLNLTYEPALETLGEDYYDVVSAAEFPQHFLRFRNDDLLLSLLNLDPTQVDDEHFIEAFGQFQGVRPFLALRYHGYQFGNYNPFLGDGRGFLYGQVRGKDERLYDFGTKGSGQTPYSRNADGRLTLKGGVREVLASEALHQLGVRTSRCLSLIETGESLWRNDEPSPTRASVMIRISHAHIRFGTFERLSYLNRPDLIKNLLNHVITYYYPHLKTSPDAYGEFYAELVKRVAELAAQWMVAGFCHGVLNTDNMSITGESFDYGPYAFIPTYNPAFTAAYFDYSGLYRYGNQAYICHWNLERLQGPLNLAMSQKDLDLGLAEFDSHYQATYRQLMSEKLGFVSLSTPNAEELVAATVNLLRDSQVPYHRFFAELGNWFSPQWRDHSHLILENAEFVKQLREQSSLWEQWQTVYQGLLQQCTDAELEQVESRLQAKNPQTALLRSVIESVWEPISLDNEWDPFYALLEQIRQKK, encoded by the coding sequence GTGACTGCCAACAATCCTTTTCTCAACCTAACCTACGAACCTGCCCTCGAAACTCTTGGCGAAGACTATTATGATGTGGTTTCTGCAGCAGAGTTTCCTCAACATTTCCTCCGTTTTCGCAATGATGACCTCCTCCTCTCTCTGCTCAATTTAGATCCAACGCAGGTGGATGATGAGCATTTTATTGAAGCCTTTGGACAATTCCAAGGGGTGCGCCCATTCCTCGCCTTGCGTTATCACGGCTACCAGTTTGGAAATTATAATCCCTTTCTCGGTGATGGACGGGGATTTTTATATGGACAAGTACGGGGAAAAGATGAACGACTCTATGATTTTGGCACGAAAGGATCCGGACAAACGCCCTATTCTCGCAATGCCGATGGACGGTTAACCTTAAAAGGGGGGGTACGAGAAGTCTTAGCATCAGAAGCCTTACATCAATTAGGCGTGCGAACGTCTCGTTGTCTCAGTTTGATTGAAACGGGGGAATCCCTCTGGCGTAATGATGAACCCTCTCCCACTCGCGCTTCTGTGATGATCCGCATCAGTCATGCTCATATTCGCTTCGGAACATTTGAACGGTTAAGCTATTTAAACCGTCCCGACTTAATTAAGAACTTATTAAATCATGTCATTACCTATTATTATCCCCACTTAAAAACTTCTCCTGATGCCTATGGGGAATTTTACGCGGAGTTGGTGAAGCGAGTGGCGGAGTTAGCAGCACAATGGATGGTTGCTGGTTTCTGTCATGGGGTTCTCAATACGGATAATATGTCAATTACAGGGGAAAGTTTTGATTATGGCCCCTATGCGTTTATTCCCACCTATAATCCTGCGTTTACTGCTGCTTACTTCGATTATTCGGGTTTATATCGCTATGGCAATCAAGCCTACATCTGTCACTGGAATTTAGAACGGTTGCAGGGTCCCCTAAATCTCGCCATGTCGCAAAAAGATTTAGACTTGGGCTTGGCTGAGTTTGACAGCCATTATCAGGCAACCTATCGCCAGTTAATGAGTGAGAAGTTGGGCTTTGTTTCTCTCTCCACTCCCAATGCGGAAGAGTTAGTGGCAGCAACAGTTAACTTATTACGAGATTCTCAAGTTCCCTATCATCGCTTTTTTGCAGAGTTGGGGAATTGGTTTAGTCCGCAGTGGCGAGACCACTCACACTTGATTTTAGAGAATGCAGAGTTTGTGAAACAACTGCGAGAACAGTCTAGTCTTTGGGAACAGTGGCAAACGGTTTATCAGGGCCTATTACAACAGTGTACCGATGCGGAATTGGAACAGGTGGAGTCGCGTCTGCAAGCCAAAAATCCGCAAACGGCTTTACTGCGTTCTGTTATTGAATCGGTCTGGGAACCGATTAGTTTAGATAACGAGTGGGATCCCTTTTATGCGTTATTGGAACAGATCCGACAGAAGAAATAA
- a CDS encoding ABC transporter ATP-binding protein, translating to MNSMLIRLEDICKVYGTGNTAVHALNHINLIVEEGEYCSIMGASGSGKSTAMNVIGCLDRPTSGRYYLENQDISQLPNAALAEIRNRKIGFVFQQFHLLPHLSAVDNVILPMIYAGVSPDERKERAILALEKVGLGSRLYNKPNQLSGGQQQRVAIARAIVNNPRLLLADEPTGALDSRTVREVLDIFKELHEGGITVVMVTHEVDVARESKRIIWFRDGEVIYSHLTPEEMLEVAVS from the coding sequence ATGAACTCAATGCTGATTCGCCTTGAAGATATTTGTAAAGTATATGGGACGGGAAACACTGCGGTTCATGCCCTCAATCATATTAATCTCATTGTTGAAGAAGGGGAATATTGTTCCATTATGGGGGCTTCTGGTTCAGGAAAATCAACGGCGATGAATGTGATTGGTTGTTTAGATCGCCCCACCAGTGGACGCTATTACTTAGAAAATCAGGACATTTCCCAGTTACCCAACGCAGCGTTAGCTGAGATTCGCAATCGAAAAATTGGGTTTGTGTTTCAACAATTTCATTTACTCCCTCATCTTAGTGCGGTGGATAATGTGATTTTACCGATGATTTATGCGGGGGTTTCTCCTGATGAACGGAAAGAACGGGCGATTTTAGCGTTAGAAAAAGTGGGATTGGGGAGTCGGTTGTATAATAAACCCAATCAACTCTCAGGGGGACAGCAACAACGGGTTGCCATTGCTCGCGCGATCGTCAATAATCCTCGTTTATTGCTCGCTGATGAACCCACAGGGGCGTTAGATTCCCGCACGGTGAGAGAAGTGTTAGATATCTTTAAAGAACTCCATGAAGGAGGGATTACTGTAGTCATGGTGACTCATGAAGTGGATGTCGCCCGTGAAAGCAAGCGCATTATTTGGTTCCGTGATGGGGAAGTGATTTATTCTCATCTCACCCCCGAAGAAATGTTAGAAGTTGCGGTATCCTGA